In the Syntrophotaleaceae bacterium genome, TCCGACCTTGGCTACGGCAAAGGCTATGCCCTCATCAACAATGAGTTCCAGCGCGTTCTCAACAAACTGGCCTTTCTGCCATACGGCCTGATCCTCATTTCCCATTCCCACGAGCGTGACATCGAAACACGCACTGGGAAGCACACACGCATTGTGCCGACCCTGCCGGACAAGGCCCGCAAGCTGGTGACCGGTCTGGTGGACCTGATCCTGTTCTGTGATCTGGACATGAAAACCGGTGACGACGGCAAGCCCATGTATCAGCGGGTGATGCGCACCAAGCCAAGCCCCAATTACGACGCCGGAGACCGTACCGGCCGACTTCCGGAGATGATCCCTCTGGATTTCCCGACCTTCCTGAAAGCTTTCAATCAAACGGCTGCCGGTTCAGCGGTGAGTGCCGCCCGGACAAAGTCGGAGCCAGCCACAACGGCTAAACCTCAAACTAAGGAGTAATGACAATGAGTTGGAATAACGATGACACCATGGA is a window encoding:
- a CDS encoding ATP-binding protein; protein product: MLPKSKTKPKASLNDLTALVYGPSKIGKSTWCSHAENALFLATEPGLNALEVFEAPITCWDDLLQACAEIAEGKHDFKTIVIDTVDNAYRMCADYVCKKFKIEHESDLGYGKGYALINNEFQRVLNKLAFLPYGLILISHSHERDIETRTGKHTRIVPTLPDKARKLVTGLVDLILFCDLDMKTGDDGKPMYQRVMRTKPSPNYDAGDRTGRLPEMIPLDFPTFLKAFNQTAAGSAVSAARTKSEPATTAKPQTKE